The following proteins come from a genomic window of Thermovirga sp.:
- a CDS encoding hydrogenase expression protein has product MGSRASVSGKLAPEILEKAVLAYGGAERDEVLIGPAVGEDAAVIRWPADRYLVVASDPIVGADRGAGRLLVVVNSNDIASKGGDPAFLISTLIFPTGSTPGQITSLVEEIHEACLEAGIAVIGGHTEINDRYDHPVICATMMGMAEKVLTARDIKPGDAVVMTKHVGIEGMCILANDRRGLLRRCLSDQEIDGILQWSDLMSVLPESRILRKWALFMHDPTEGGFLGGLGEIARLSGLGVSLDREAVSIDRLTLSCSECLGFDPLRLISSGVLVAVIPRKFLDEALEALEASGIACSVIGEMVQGEGDVPIETREELWALLADGRPLN; this is encoded by the coding sequence GCGCCGGAGATACTGGAGAAAGCCGTCCTGGCCTACGGCGGGGCCGAACGGGATGAGGTTCTTATAGGACCCGCTGTCGGTGAGGATGCGGCCGTCATCCGGTGGCCTGCCGACAGGTACCTGGTGGTCGCCTCGGACCCAATTGTCGGTGCCGACAGGGGAGCCGGAAGGCTCCTGGTCGTCGTCAATTCCAACGACATAGCCTCGAAAGGAGGCGACCCGGCCTTCTTGATCTCCACCCTGATCTTCCCCACGGGGTCGACGCCGGGACAGATCACTTCCCTGGTGGAAGAGATCCACGAAGCATGTCTGGAAGCGGGAATCGCGGTGATAGGAGGGCACACGGAAATAAATGACAGGTACGATCACCCTGTGATCTGCGCGACCATGATGGGGATGGCGGAAAAGGTCCTCACCGCGCGGGACATAAAACCTGGCGACGCGGTGGTCATGACCAAGCATGTCGGCATAGAGGGGATGTGCATCCTGGCCAATGACCGCAGGGGATTGCTCCGCCGATGCCTGTCCGACCAAGAGATCGATGGTATTCTCCAATGGTCAGACCTGATGAGCGTGCTCCCGGAATCCAGGATCCTGAGGAAGTGGGCCCTATTCATGCATGACCCCACCGAGGGGGGATTCCTCGGTGGCCTGGGGGAAATCGCACGCCTGAGCGGCCTGGGAGTCTCCCTGGACAGGGAGGCGGTCAGCATTGACCGGCTGACCCTTTCCTGCTCGGAATGCCTCGGATTTGACCCCTTGAGGTTGATCTCCTCGGGCGTCCTGGTGGCGGTGATCCCCCGAAAATTCCTTGATGAAGCCCTTGAAGCCCTGGAAGCTTCGGGGATCGCCTGCTCGGTGATTGGAGAGATGGTCCAGGGGGAAGGCGACGTCCCCATCGAGACGAGAGAGGAACTCTGGGCGCTCCTGGCTGACGGAAGGCCTCTCAATTGA